A section of the Centroberyx gerrardi isolate f3 chromosome 8, fCenGer3.hap1.cur.20231027, whole genome shotgun sequence genome encodes:
- the npy8br gene encoding neuropeptide Y receptor Y8b, whose amino-acid sequence MELQQKTNHNQASWKEIPWDLPEVCPSSVSGATFLIVAYSTVIAVGVIGNACLVFVITRQKEMRNVTNIFIANLSCSDILMCIVCLPVTIIYTLMDHWILGEALCKLTPFVQCISVTVSIFSLVLIAMERYQLIIHPTGWKPVVGQSYLAVAVTWVVACLISLPFLSFSILTNPFQNLSIPLELNDHFVCMECWPSESKRLAYTTSLLMFQYFLPLGLIMVCYLRIFLRLRRRKDMVDRARHSSQKKTKGSKRINAMLGSIVVLFALCWLPLNVFNAVFDWNHKIIPPCQHDVIFSACHLTAMVSTCVNPIIYGFLNSNFQKQLKSTLLRCRCWGTAESYESFPLSIVSTEVTKGSILSKGSISINT is encoded by the coding sequence atggagctgcagcagaaaaCCAATCACAACCAGGCCTCGTGGAAAGAGATACCTTGGGATTTGCCCGAGGTGTGCCCGTCCTCAGTGAGCGGCGCCACTTTCCTGATTGTCGCTTACAGCACGGTGATCGCAGTGGGCGTCATCGGCAACGCTTGCCTGGTGTTTGTCATCACGCGGCAGAAGGAGATGCGCAATGTCACCAACATCTTCATCGCCAACCTGTCCTGCTCCGACATCCTCATGTGCATCGTGTGCCTGCCTGTCACCATCATCTACACGCTGATGGACCACTGGATCCTAGGAGAGGCCCTCTGCAAGCTCACGCCCTTTGTCCAGTGTATATCGGTTACCGTTTCCATTTTTTCCCTCGTCCTCATTGCCATGGAACGCTACCAGCTCATCATCCACCCCACCGGATGGAAGCCCGTGGTGGGACAGTCCTACCTGGCTGTGGCCGTCACCTGGGTGGTGGCCTGCTTAATCTCCCTGCCTTTCCTCTCGTTCAGCATCCTCACCAACCCTTTCCAGAACCTGAGCATCCCCCTCGAGCTGAACGACCACTTCGTCTGCATGGAGTGCTGGCCGTCGGAAAGTAAACGGCTGGCCTACACCACCTCCCTGCTGATGTTCCAGTACTTCCTCCCGCTCGGCCTCATCATGGTCTGCTACCTGCGCATCTTCCTGCGCctcaggaggaggaaggacatGGTGGACCGCGCCAGGCACTCCAGCCAAAAGAAGACCAAGGGCTCCAAGAGGATCAACGCCATGCTCGGCTCCATAGTGGTGTTGTTCGCCCTCTGCTGGCTCCCGCTCAACGTCTTCAACGCGGTGTTCGACTGGAACCACAAGATCATCCCGCCCTGCCAGCACGACGTCATCTTCTCCGCCTGCCACCTCACCGCCATGGTCTCCACTTGCGTCAATCCCATCATCTACGGCTTCCTCAACAGCAACTTCCAGAAACAGCTCAAGTCCACCCTGCTGCGCTGTCGCTGCTGGGGGACGGCGGAGAGTTATGAGAGCTTCCCGCTGTCCATTGTCAGCACAGAGGTCACCAAGGGGTCGATCCTCAGCAAAGGATCTATCAGCATCAACACTTAA